From Pan paniscus chromosome 9, NHGRI_mPanPan1-v2.0_pri, whole genome shotgun sequence, the proteins below share one genomic window:
- the CD5 gene encoding T-cell surface glycoprotein CD5 codes for MPMGSLQPLATLYLLGMLVASCLGRLSWYDPDLQARLTRSNSKCQGQLEVYLKDGWHMVCSQSWGRSSKQWEDPIQASKVCQRLNCGVPLSLGPFLVTYTPQSSIICYGQLGSFSNCSHSRNDMCHSLGLTCLEPQKTTPPTTRPPPTTTPEPTAPPRLQLVAQSGGQHCAGVVEFYSGSLGGTISYEAQDKTQDLENFLCNNLQCGSFLKHLPETEAGRAQDPGEPREHQPLPIQWKIQNSSCTSLEHCFRKIKPQKSGRVLALLCSGFQPKVQSRLVGGSSICEGTVEVRQGAQWAALCDSSSARSSLRWEEVCREQQCGSVNSYRVLDAGDPTSRGLFCPHQKLSQCHELWERNSYCKKVFVTCQDPNPAGLAAGTVASIILALVLLVVLLVVCGPLAYKKLVKKFRQKKQRQWIGPTGMNQNMSFHRNHTATVRSHAENPTASHVDNEYSQPPRNSRLSAYPALEGALHRSSTQPDNSSDSDYDLHGAQRL; via the exons ATTTACAGGCAAGGCTCACCCGTTCCAATTCGAAGTGCCAGGGCCAGCTGGAGGTCTACCTCAAGGACGGATGGCACATGGTTTGCAGCCAGAGCTGGGGCCGGAGCTCCAAGCAGTGGGAGGACCCCATTCAAGCGTCAAAAGTCTGCCAGCGGCTGAACTGTGGGGTGCCCTTAAGCCTTGGCCCCTTCCTTGTCACCTACACACCTCAGAGCTCAATCATCTGCTACGGACAACTGGGCTCCTTCTCCAACTGCAGCCACAGCAGAAATGACATGTGTCACTCTCTGGGCCTGACCTGCTTAG AACCCCAGAAGACAACACCTCCAACGACAAGGCCCCCGCCCACCACAACTCCAGAGCCCACAG CTCCTCCCAGGCTGCAGCTGGTGGCACAGTCTGGCGGCCAGCACTGTGCCGGCGTGGTGGAGTTCTACAGCGGCAGCCTGGGGGGTACCATCAGCTATGAGGCCCAGGACAAGACCCAGGACCTGGAGAACTTCCTCTGCAACAACCTCCAGTGTGGCTCCTTCTTGAAGCATCtgccagagactgaggcaggcagagcccAAGACCCAGGGGAGCCACGGGAACACCAGCCCTTGCCAATCCAATGGAAGATCCAGAACTCAAGCTGTACCTCCCTGGAGCATTGCTTCAGGAAAATCAAGCCCCAGAAAAGTGGCCGAGTTCTTGCCCTCCTCTGCTCAG GTTTCCAGCCCAAGGTGCAGAGCCGTCTGGTGGGGGGCAGCAGCATCTGTGAAGGCACCGTGGAGGTGCGCCAGGGGGCTCAGTGGGCAGCCCTGTGTGACAGCTCTTCAGCCAGGAGCTCGCTGCGGTGGGAGGAGGTGTGCCGGGAGCAGCAGTGTGGCAGCGTCAACTCCTATCGAGTGCTGGACGCTGGTGACCCAACATCCCGGGGGCTCTTCTGTCCCCATCAGAAGCTGTCCCAGTGCCACGAACTTTGGGAGAGAAATTCCTACTGCAAGAAGGTGTTTGTCACAT gcCAGGATCCAAACCCCGCAGGCCTGGCCGCAGGCACGGTGGCAAGCATCATCCTGGCCCTGGTGCTCCTGGTGGTGCTGCTGGTCGTGTGCGGCCCCCTTGCCTACAAGAAGCTAGTGAAGAAAT TCCGCCAGAAGAAGCAGCGCCAGTGGATTGGCCCAACGGGAATGAACCAAAACA TGTCTTTCCATCGCAACCACACGGCAACCGTCCGATCCCATGCTGAGAACCCCACAGCCTCCCACGTGGATAACGAATACAGCCAACCTCCCAGGAACTCCCGCCTGTCAGCTTATCCAG CTCTGGAAGGGGCTCTGCATCGCTCCTCCACGCAGCCTGACAACTCCTCCGACAGTGACTATGATCTGCATGGGGCTCAGAGGCTGTAA